One segment of Solanum lycopersicum chromosome 1, SLM_r2.1 DNA contains the following:
- the LOC104647770 gene encoding uncharacterized protein, translating to MYAAWGTCSKMYDEDEEDFALMVIEELETEPELESKGMESINQRISEGFESVILVIVEAATMVESQNTEVEDNPQSNHNHPLHLQASDIPGAALIPMKLTGPENYGVWSRSMRLALLVKNKLRFVDGTCVKSSYKGDLAVRWERCDAVVLSWISAAVAPELMTSIVYASSSKKIWNDFKERFDKSNLTRIFYLWKEISILSQGTNSVTAYY from the exons ATGTATGCTGCCTGGGGAACATGTTCAAAGATGTATGACGAAGATGAGGAGGACTTTGCTTTGATGGTCATAGAAGAATTAGAAACTGAACCTGAATTAGAATCTAAAGGAATGGAg agcatcaATCAAAGGATTTCTGAAGGTTTTGAATCTGTAATTTTGGTAATTGTTGAAGCTGCAACAATGGTGGAATCACAGAATACAGAGGTAGAGGACAATCCCCAGTCGAATCACAACCATCCACTTCATCTTCAAGCATCAGACATACCTGGTGCTGCCTTGATTCCAATGAAGCTCACAGGACCAGAAAACTATGGTGTGTGGAGCAGATCTATGCGATTAGCACTACTAGTCAAAAATAAACTTAGATTTGTTGATGGCACATGTGTTAAAAGCTCGTACAAGGGAGATCTGGCAGTTAGATGGGAAAGATGTGATGCAGTTGTGTTATCTTGGATAAGTGCAGCAGTTGCACCAGAGTTGATGACTAGCATAGTATATGCTTCTAGTTCGAAGAAGATCTGGAACGACTTCAAAGAAAGGTTTGACAAATCAAATTTGACAAGGATTTTTTACCTATGGAAAGAGATAAGTATTTTGTCACAAGGCACTAATTCTGTAACAGcctattattaa